The DNA window GCGACGGGTTTGGCAACGGGCTCTGCTGCCCGCCGCGCACACCCACGCCTGAGCAGATGAAGCGGATGCTCGCGGAATACCGCCACGCGCTCATCTACAGCTACGCCTGCACGCCTGCTGACTACAGGCGCAAGCGACACGGGATGCACCGGCTCGTGGCAGAGCTGGAGCGGGCCGCCTTCCTCGACGGACACTACAAGGCGTTCGGGCTCGCCGATGGCCCCTGCCGGTTCTGTCGGGAGTGCAACCTGACCGGCGACTGCCGCCATCCGGAGCAGGCGCGACCCTCGATGGAGTCGTGCGGCATCGATGTCTACGCGACCGCGCGCAACTCCCGTATCAAACTCGAAGTCGCTACCCGCAGAGACGGACCCTCGAAACACATCAACCTCATCCTCCTGGACTAGCTGACAGGTTCCTGCCTCTTCGCACTGGACCACTTGACCACATGAGCACTCGGGCATTGCTCGCATCGCTTTGCACGCAGGACGCATTCGGGTAAAATCACGCCTCATGTTGAAGGCGATTCTGTTCGACCTCGACGACACCCTGATGCCGGACGAATTGGCGGCCAACGAAGCGATGGTCGCGACCGCCGCGATTGCCAAGCAGTGGCACAACATCCCGCCCGGCGACCTCAAGGATGCCGTGCGCACGGTGGCTCGCCGGCTCTTCCGTGCCAACCCGATTGTGGCGGCCCACGGCAGCGCATTCGACATCTCGTCGTGGGAGGCGCTCTGTTCCAACTTCGACGGCGACGACGACGAGATGCGCCAGTTGCGGGAGTGGGCGCCGACGTATCGGAACGAGGTCTGGAACCAGGCGCTGTGTGAAATCGGCGTGTGCGACCCACTGCTCGCGGACCAGCTCTCGATCATCTACCCGCACGAACGCCGCAGCCGCTACGTGGCCTTTCCCGACGTGAAGCCGTGCCTCGACCGCTTTGTGGCCGCTGGTATCAAGCTCGGCGTCGTCACCAACGGCCCGTGCGACCTCCAGTGCGCCAAGCTGGACGTCTCCGGATTGAGAAACTACTTCGGTGCGGTCGAGATATCCCGCGTGGTGGGAATACTGAAGCCGGACCCGCGCATATTTGCGCTCGCCCTCGACCGGCTCGGAGTTGGCGCTCAGGAATCGGCGTTTGTGGGCGACACCCCGAAGACCGACGTTGTCGGCGCGCACGCAACGGGCATGAAGGCCATCTGGCTCAACCGCGACAACGTGCCTCAGCCGGAAGGCATGGTCCCGGAGCGAACCATCCGCTCGCTCGACGAACTTCAGGATACTCTGGCGGGCATGTGACCGTCCTGTTTAGCGCGCCCTGCTCCGAAAATGGGGACAGTCCCTCGGAGCGCCTGCGTCGGACTCAGCGCGTGACAGTCCCCATTCTCGTCATGGACATCCGCGTTCATCAGGGCTGTTTCACTCCTCAGTCCGCAATTCTGCTTTCTGCTTTCTGGTTTCTGAATTCTGGTTTCTTTGGCTTCTCGGATGCCGGGCTTGCGCCGCACCGCCCCCCCACTAAGATATGGCCGCATTGCCCTCCGACACCCATCCCCGAGAAAGCTCCCAAGCAGAGAAAGTCACTCTCGAGCTTGAGGACGGCTCGAAGTTCCCAGGCGCCGGCTTCGGCTTTCATGGGCCCGCATCGGGCGAAGTTGTGTTCAACACCTCGATGGTCGGGTATGTTGAGAGCCTTACCGACCCTTCCTATCGCGGTCAGATACTGGTCCTGACCTATCCCCTCATCGGCAACTACGGGGTGCCTGCCGCCGACAAGGACTGCTTCGAATCATCGCGCATCCAGGCCTCCGGCCTCATCGTTTCCAGCGCTCACTCGGACCAGAGCCACGCCACTGCCGGACGCTCTTTGCACCAATGGCTGGTCGAAGAGAACGTGCCCGGGGTCGAAGGCATCGATACCCGCAAGCTGACGATTCTGCTCCGCGAGCGCGGTACCATGCTTGGCCGAGTCCTTCCTTCTGACTACTCCGGTGAACCGGTGGCGCTGTACGACCCCAACAGCACCAACATCGTGCCCGAGGTCTGCGTGCACCAGCCCGAGCGTTTTGGCTCAGGCCGGAAGCGAGTCATTCTCGTCGACTGTGGCGTCAAGCTCTCCATCCGCCGTGAGCTGCTCAAGCGCGGCGTAGAGGTTCTGCAGGTGCCGGCCGACTATGACTACACGGGTGAGCGGTTCGACGGCATCCTCGTTTCCAACGGCCCGGGCAATCCTGAGCGTTGCAGCGCGACCGTGGCAGTGCTTCACCGGGCGCTGGCCCTGAACCGGCCGATCTTCGGCATCTGCCTCGGATGCCAGCTCATCGCGCTCGCTGCCGGGGCGCGTACCTACAAACTCCGCTACGGCCACCGCGGACAGAACCAGCCGTGCCGGGAGAAGGGAACGGACCACTGCCGGCTGACCAGCCAGAATCACGGTTACGCCGTTGACGCCGCTACCCTGCCGCGCGACTGGCAGGTCTGGTTCGAGAACGCGAACGACGGCTCGGTCGAGGGAATCCGGCACACGCGCCGCCCCGTCTCCGCGGTCCAGTTCCACCCCGAGGGCAAGCCCGGCCCGCTCGATAGCGTTGACCTGTTCGACCGCTTCGTGGAAACGCTTTGATGAGAAACCGGACAGTCCCGAGTTTAGAGTGCAGAGCCCAGAGTCCAGAATGCCCGGGAATTCTGAATTCTCGTTTCTGGATTCTGAATTCTGAATTATCCGGCCCCTCCTCGTGAACAAGCCTTCCAGCGTCATCGTCCTCGGCTCGGGCGCGTTGCGCATCGGGCAGGCCGGCGAGTTCGACTACTCCGGCAGTCAGGCCATCAAGGCCCTGAAAGAAGAAGGAATTCGGACGATTCTGGTGAACCCGAACGTCGCCACGATTCAGACCACTCCCGGGCTCGCCGACGAAATCTACCTGCTTCCGGTCGAACCGGACTTCGTTGAGAAAGTCATCGCCGCCGAGAAGCCGGACGGAATCCTCCTGAACGTCGGCGGCCAATCGGCGCTCAACACCGGCGTGGAGCTCTGGAAGTCCGGCGCGCTCACGCGCTCGGGCGTAGCCGTGCTCGGCACTCCGGTCGGGACCATCATCGAATCCGAGGACCGGGCGCTGTTCGCCGCGAAGATGCGTTCGATCGGCGTCTCGGTTCCCGGCAGCGACACCGCCGATTCGGTCGAGCGCGCGCTGGCAATCGCAGAGAAGCTCGGCTATCCGGTGATGGTGCGGGCCGGGTTCAGCCTGGGCGGACTATCCTCCGGCCGTGCCGGCACACCGGAAGAGCTGCGGCACCGGGTGGCCGAAGCGCTCTCTCATGCGCCGCACGTTTTGGTTGAGGAGTACCTCGCCGGCTGGAAAGAGGTCGAGTACGAGGTCGTGCGCGACCGGTTCGGCAACTCGGTCACGGTCTGCAACATGGAGAACATGGACCCGATGGGCATCCACACCGGCGAGAGCATCGTGGTCGCGCCCTCCCAAACCCTGACCAATGATGAGTACCACTATCTGCGCACCGTCTCACTCAAGATCGTTGCCGCGCTGGGGGTCGTCGGTGAGTGCAACGTCCAGTTCGCCCTTCACCCGTCCAACGGCGAATACCGGGTGATAGAAATCAACGCCCGACTCTCGCGTTCGAGCGCGCTCGCCTCCAAGGCAACCGGCTACCCGCTCGCGTGGGTCGCGACCAAGCTCGCGCTGGGGTACGCGCTTGCCGACCTCAAGAATTCTGTGACCGGAGTGACGGGTTGCTTCTTCGAGCCCGCGCTCGACTACGTCACGGTCAAGATTCCCCGCTGGGACCTCCGCAAGTTCCGGGCCGCTTCGCGCCGCATCGGCACCGAGATGAAGAGCGTGGGCGAGACAATGGCCATCGCCGCGACCTTTGAGGAGGCGCTGCAGAAGGGCGTGCGCTCGCTCGGCCTCGGCTACGACGGCGTGACCGACCCGAAGGCTCGCACCGACGACCCGCTCGACGAAATCGCGAACCCGACCGACCGCCGGCTGTTCGCCATCGTCCATGCGCTCGCGAACGGGACCTCGGCCGAGAAGATATGCGAATCGAGCCGCATCGACCCGTGGTTCATCGCCCGGCTGGAGGCAATCGTGCGTGCGGAACAGGAGCTTTCCGGCCGGAAGCTCGGCGACCTGAATGCTGAAGACCTGTTGCGCCTGAAACGCCTCGGCTTCTCGGACAAGACCATCGGCCGTGGAACCGGAGAGAACGAGCTTGCGGTGCGTGAACGGCGCATCGCGCTCAGCGTCCTGCCGCGGCCTCGCCGCATCGACACGCTCGCCGGCGAATTCCCGGCCGCAACCAACTATCTTTACACTACCTACGGCGGCGATAGCCCGGAAATCAAGCCCGAAGACCGGGGCCGACCCGTCATGGTACTCGGCAGCGGGCCTTACTGCATCGGCTCGTCGGTCGAGTTCGACTGGTGTTCGGTCGGCATGTGCACGACCGCATCGAAGCTCGGCCATCGCACCGTGATGGTCAACTGCAACCCGGAAACCGTGTCCACCGACTACGACTCGAACGACCGGCTCTACTTCGAGGAACTGACGCTTGAGCGCGTGCTGGACATCGTCGATTTCGAGCGACCGATGGGAATCGTGGTCTCGGTCGGCGGGCAGATACCCAACACGCTCGCACTCAGCCTGCACCGCCGCGGCGTTCGTATCCTCGGCACCGACCCGGACTCGATTGACCGGGCCGAGAATCGCCACCGCTTCGCGACCCTGCTCGACGAACTCGGTATTGCCCAGCCGCCCTGGCAGGAACTCAAGAGCATCGAAGAGGCGCGCGCCTTTGCCGCCAAGACCGGTTATCCGGTGCTGGTCCGGCCCTCGTACGTCCTTTCCGGCTCGGCCATGAACATCGCCAAGACCGAACGCTCGCTCGACCAGTACCTGAGTCAGGCCGCCCAGGTCTCACCTGAGAACCCGGTGGTCATCTCGAAATTCCTGGAGGGTGCGAAGGAAATTGAGATCGACGGCGTGGCTCAGGACGGCGAGATGGTCATCTATTGTATCTCCGAACACGTCGAGCTGTCCGGAGTCCACTCGGGCGACGCCACCGTCGTGATTCCGCCCCAGACCACCTATCTTGAGACCGTGCGCCGCGCCAAGAGCATCACCAAGGCCATTGCGCGGGCGCTCGGCATCAACGGCCCGTTCAACGTCCAGTTCCTCGCCAGGCAGAACGAGATCTCGGTCATCGAGTGCAACCTGCGCGCGTCCCGCTCGTTCCCGTTTGTCTCCAAGTCAACCGGCTACGACTTCATCGAGATCGCGGCCCGGGCGATGCTCGGCGAGAACGTACGCGGCCGGTACCACACGCTCGACCTCGACTACGTTGCCGTCAAGGTACCGCAGTTCTCCTTCTCCCGGCTGAAGGGAGCGGACCCGGTGCTCTACGTCGAGATGACCTCGACCGGCGAGTCGGCCTGCCTTGGCGACTCGCTCGAAGAGGCCTGGCTCAAGGCGGCAATCGCCAACGGCCTCCGCCTGCCCAAGAAGTCCCTGCTCGTTTCCATCGGTGGCGACGATGCCAAACACAAGCTGCTCGAACCGCTGCGACAACTAGCACGGGCCGGGTTCGACATCCACGCCACATCCGGCACCAACCAGTTCCTCGAAGCCCAAGGGGTCAGGTCACAGCTTGTGCGCAAGGTATCGGACCAGAGGCCCGGAACCCAGGATGTGGTGGAACTGATCGCCGACCGGAAGGTCGAGTGTGTAATCAACATCCCCAAGCGCACAGCCGACGAAACCGTACTGACCGACGGCTACCGCATCCGGCGGGCCGCTGCCGACTTCGGGATTCCCCTCATCAACGACGCCGAACTGGCGCGGCTGTTCGTCCGCGCCCTGCTGCGCCACCCGCGCCAGGGCCTCGACGCCAAACCGCTCTCGGCCTACGCCATGCGGTCGCGCCCGTCTGCCAGCGCCGCGCCCCGCGCCTGAGCCGGGCGACCGTTCCCGGACTCCGCCCGCAGCCGCGAAAGACACAACGACACCGCCCGCTTCACAGCTTGACCATCACGGCAACATTTCTATAATTTTAGAAATATGGATGTAACCAGCAGGCAGTTGACGACGGCGCTGCTCGCGGCGCTGGGCAGCGAGTACCGAATGCGGATGGTAGAGCTGCTCGCCACTGGCGAACGCTGTGTGTGCGAGATAGCGCCCCACTTCCCTACCTCGTTCTCCGTTGTGTCGCACCACCTGTCGGTGCTGGAGCAGGCCGGCGTCATCACGTCCCGGCGCGACGGTCGCTGGATGCGCTACCGGCTCGTGGACGACTCCGTGCTGGAGCTGCTCGGGCTGGCGCGGCAGCTTGCCCGGCAGTGCAAGTCCGGCCGCCGGACGGCCCGCCGGCCCAAGGCCTCAGAACGCGACGTAAGCTCGGGCCGAATCCCAAGGAGAACCAATGCCAAAGAGTGAAGAGGAAATCAGGAAGTCGGTTAGAGAAGGCTACGCCAAGGTTGCACGGACCAGCGGTTCGTGCTGCGGCTCGACCAAGGGCTGCTGCGGGACATCGGCGCCGGAAGCGGTCAGCCGCGCGGTCGGCTATTCCGACGCCGAACTCGCCGCCCTGCCCGAGGGCGCGAATCTCGGACTCGGCTGCGGCAACCCGGTCGCGCTGGCGTCACTTCGGCCCGGCGAGACCGTGCTCGACCTCGGGTCGGGCGCGGGCATCGACTGCTTTCTTGCCGCCAGGAAGGTCGGTCCGACCGGCCAAGTTATCGGCGTGGACATGACCCCGGAGATGCTTGAGAAAGCGCGGCAGAACGCCGCCAAGGTCCAGGCCGCTAACGTCGAGTTCCGCCTCGGCGAAATCGAGCACCTGCCGGTCTCGGATAACTCGGTGGACGCAGTCGTCTCCAATTGCGTCATCAACCTCTCCCCGGACAAGCCCCAGGTCTTCCGCGATACGTACCGGGTTCTGAGGCCCGGCGGCCGCCTGATGGTTTCCGACCTTGCCCTGACCGCGGAACTGCCCTCCCCGGTTCGTGACTCGGTCGCGGCCTATGTCGGCTGCGTGGCCGGCGCTCTGCTCAAGACCGACTATCTCGCCGCGATTACGGGGGCCGGGTTCACCGACGTTCGCGTCGTCTCCGAGGAACATTATCCGGTTGACCTGCTGACCGACGACCCGCAAGCCGGACAGTTGATGGTCGATTCAGGTCTCTCCCGCGAGGAACTGCTCGCCGCCGCCCAATCGGTTGTCAGCATCAAGGTCTTCGCCCGCAAGCCTGCCTGAGCAATTGTAGAGCAACTGCACCCGGCCTCCGGCCACCTGCCCGTCGCCGAGTGTGGTTCGCCCGGCAAGAAGGCGCACGTGCAACCCGACAGCGAGTCGCCGGTGGCCGCGATGCTCAAAGCCCACCAGCTTGAAGGCCGGGTGGTGCTGGTCGAGTACGGCACGATTGGCTGCAAGTTGAGCGGCGTCGGTCTCGACTCGATGGCTGAGTGGCAGCACCGCAACGCCGTCCCGGGCCTTGCCTTCCTGCGGCTCGAGCCCACGCCGGACCAGCAGACCTTTGACGGCCACTACACGGCGAAGTCGCTCGGGTTCCCGGTCGTCCGTGACCCGGCGATGGCTGTCGCCAACGCCCTCGGCACTACCGTGTGTCCACGCTTTGTGTTGCTCGACAAGTTCGGACACGTGCGCTATCACGGCAGCCAGCCCTCGGAGAAGGACCTTGCCGATTGGACCGGCAGGCTCAACCCCGAGCAGGCGGACGCGGGCCCGGACGCGCCGCAGTTCGGCACGGTCGAGCTCGACGTCCCCGCGCTGCTGGCCGCGACCAGGCTGCCGGCTCTTGACGGGAAGGTGCTGTCGCTCCGCGACTACCGCGGCAAGAACGGGCTGCTGCTCCTGTTCGTGGACGCCCACTGCCCGCACTCGGCGGCTCTCGCCAAAGAGATTCCCGCCGTCGCCGAGGCGCTGAACAAGCACGGCGTACCAATCGTGGTCGTGAACATCGGCGACCCGGAAGCCAAAGTTAGAAGCTCCTACCTCGCCGGAATCACCGGGGCGGCGATTGTCTTCGACCCCGGCAAGACCGCGCAGGACCGCTGGGACATCCAGTATGTACCGACCGCAGTGCTTGTGGACGCGGACGGCAACCTGACATACAACGGCTCACCGGTCTGGGACCGCGTAACCGAGAAAGTCGTGGCGGCGCTCAACCTCCCCGCAGACTCGTTGCAAGCCGGGGTCAAAGGCACGAGCGCCGGCTGAGGCAGGAACTAGGCCGCCGCCCGTGTGGCGGCAATTGCCTGGACCCCGGCGCTCCGGCTCCGAATCAGGCGACGACGAATAGGCCAAGACGGGCAGACCGAATCCGGAACCGTACCAAACCTGCCAAGCGACGACCTTCAATGTCGCCGCGGCCGACCATTCGGGTGTTTCACGCGCCCGCAAACGCGCCTCTGAAAGCTCACTTGAAAGCTCGCCGGAAAGCTCGTTTCAGA is part of the bacterium genome and encodes:
- the carA gene encoding glutamine-hydrolyzing carbamoyl-phosphate synthase small subunit, whose translation is MAALPSDTHPRESSQAEKVTLELEDGSKFPGAGFGFHGPASGEVVFNTSMVGYVESLTDPSYRGQILVLTYPLIGNYGVPAADKDCFESSRIQASGLIVSSAHSDQSHATAGRSLHQWLVEENVPGVEGIDTRKLTILLRERGTMLGRVLPSDYSGEPVALYDPNSTNIVPEVCVHQPERFGSGRKRVILVDCGVKLSIRRELLKRGVEVLQVPADYDYTGERFDGILVSNGPGNPERCSATVAVLHRALALNRPIFGICLGCQLIALAAGARTYKLRYGHRGQNQPCREKGTDHCRLTSQNHGYAVDAATLPRDWQVWFENANDGSVEGIRHTRRPVSAVQFHPEGKPGPLDSVDLFDRFVETL
- a CDS encoding HAD family hydrolase; translated protein: MLKAILFDLDDTLMPDELAANEAMVATAAIAKQWHNIPPGDLKDAVRTVARRLFRANPIVAAHGSAFDISSWEALCSNFDGDDDEMRQLREWAPTYRNEVWNQALCEIGVCDPLLADQLSIIYPHERRSRYVAFPDVKPCLDRFVAAGIKLGVVTNGPCDLQCAKLDVSGLRNYFGAVEISRVVGILKPDPRIFALALDRLGVGAQESAFVGDTPKTDVVGAHATGMKAIWLNRDNVPQPEGMVPERTIRSLDELQDTLAGM
- a CDS encoding arsenite methyltransferase — protein: MPKSEEEIRKSVREGYAKVARTSGSCCGSTKGCCGTSAPEAVSRAVGYSDAELAALPEGANLGLGCGNPVALASLRPGETVLDLGSGAGIDCFLAARKVGPTGQVIGVDMTPEMLEKARQNAAKVQAANVEFRLGEIEHLPVSDNSVDAVVSNCVINLSPDKPQVFRDTYRVLRPGGRLMVSDLALTAELPSPVRDSVAAYVGCVAGALLKTDYLAAITGAGFTDVRVVSEEHYPVDLLTDDPQAGQLMVDSGLSREELLAAAQSVVSIKVFARKPA
- a CDS encoding TlpA family protein disulfide reductase, whose protein sequence is MQPDSESPVAAMLKAHQLEGRVVLVEYGTIGCKLSGVGLDSMAEWQHRNAVPGLAFLRLEPTPDQQTFDGHYTAKSLGFPVVRDPAMAVANALGTTVCPRFVLLDKFGHVRYHGSQPSEKDLADWTGRLNPEQADAGPDAPQFGTVELDVPALLAATRLPALDGKVLSLRDYRGKNGLLLLFVDAHCPHSAALAKEIPAVAEALNKHGVPIVVVNIGDPEAKVRSSYLAGITGAAIVFDPGKTAQDRWDIQYVPTAVLVDADGNLTYNGSPVWDRVTEKVVAALNLPADSLQAGVKGTSAG
- a CDS encoding metalloregulator ArsR/SmtB family transcription factor; the protein is MDVTSRQLTTALLAALGSEYRMRMVELLATGERCVCEIAPHFPTSFSVVSHHLSVLEQAGVITSRRDGRWMRYRLVDDSVLELLGLARQLARQCKSGRRTARRPKASERDVSSGRIPRRTNAKE
- the carB gene encoding carbamoyl-phosphate synthase (glutamine-hydrolyzing) large subunit encodes the protein MNKPSSVIVLGSGALRIGQAGEFDYSGSQAIKALKEEGIRTILVNPNVATIQTTPGLADEIYLLPVEPDFVEKVIAAEKPDGILLNVGGQSALNTGVELWKSGALTRSGVAVLGTPVGTIIESEDRALFAAKMRSIGVSVPGSDTADSVERALAIAEKLGYPVMVRAGFSLGGLSSGRAGTPEELRHRVAEALSHAPHVLVEEYLAGWKEVEYEVVRDRFGNSVTVCNMENMDPMGIHTGESIVVAPSQTLTNDEYHYLRTVSLKIVAALGVVGECNVQFALHPSNGEYRVIEINARLSRSSALASKATGYPLAWVATKLALGYALADLKNSVTGVTGCFFEPALDYVTVKIPRWDLRKFRAASRRIGTEMKSVGETMAIAATFEEALQKGVRSLGLGYDGVTDPKARTDDPLDEIANPTDRRLFAIVHALANGTSAEKICESSRIDPWFIARLEAIVRAEQELSGRKLGDLNAEDLLRLKRLGFSDKTIGRGTGENELAVRERRIALSVLPRPRRIDTLAGEFPAATNYLYTTYGGDSPEIKPEDRGRPVMVLGSGPYCIGSSVEFDWCSVGMCTTASKLGHRTVMVNCNPETVSTDYDSNDRLYFEELTLERVLDIVDFERPMGIVVSVGGQIPNTLALSLHRRGVRILGTDPDSIDRAENRHRFATLLDELGIAQPPWQELKSIEEARAFAAKTGYPVLVRPSYVLSGSAMNIAKTERSLDQYLSQAAQVSPENPVVISKFLEGAKEIEIDGVAQDGEMVIYCISEHVELSGVHSGDATVVIPPQTTYLETVRRAKSITKAIARALGINGPFNVQFLARQNEISVIECNLRASRSFPFVSKSTGYDFIEIAARAMLGENVRGRYHTLDLDYVAVKVPQFSFSRLKGADPVLYVEMTSTGESACLGDSLEEAWLKAAIANGLRLPKKSLLVSIGGDDAKHKLLEPLRQLARAGFDIHATSGTNQFLEAQGVRSQLVRKVSDQRPGTQDVVELIADRKVECVINIPKRTADETVLTDGYRIRRAAADFGIPLINDAELARLFVRALLRHPRQGLDAKPLSAYAMRSRPSASAAPRA
- a CDS encoding DUF2284 domain-containing protein, which gives rise to MKKTTTDVKPYARQALAGGASEAKIIPVTNVVTAEWVRLKCQFGCDGFGNGLCCPPRTPTPEQMKRMLAEYRHALIYSYACTPADYRRKRHGMHRLVAELERAAFLDGHYKAFGLADGPCRFCRECNLTGDCRHPEQARPSMESCGIDVYATARNSRIKLEVATRRDGPSKHINLILLD